In one window of Episyrphus balteatus chromosome 3, idEpiBalt1.1, whole genome shotgun sequence DNA:
- the LOC129916170 gene encoding glutamic acid-rich protein isoform X4: MDFLEEWFLSQVPAPPPLPSLVPKPPPPPPPPLGPPVDFEKRALNEKQKATIEKLKTRPRRRPDWSEMMKEVEEGKKLRHVQCNDRSQPIITCKSMTKVDDKFVYETEKDNAHNKLLKQIQGGIRLKSVKTNDRSKPFLDGLRKFRRQMTIEEQIQKSESKANLHEVPQEPDEPSGDELDDIDKLRDDLQSTKQMLALELRNREAQERENKRLLAKIANLEAELQRDKTRGGDKDESSSAAAASSSSSGADDVLVQSLKKDAEEARKTSKELEKKYEKSAEELDAAKNEVEEQKRMIQQLEKKLSQALQQSPSSNAIRPQFSFCYSFEDPSDSDIYYNLHSTSESEIQQEEPPPQINNIKHISNHITNCMNSLKGGGSSMNGSRRPSEANPNKESSPELELELSESEEDEDEEKKAERKKRRLAKEVKILQTKLTKLKDKQEAAKRERANLKQIMKKNHVLLKEENKKFKKLEKEVHKMAASMKEEVDDDDEEKDDEEEEEEEAEEEEESEEESEEDSESEESEEESGSETESESEAEDATDEDKKTNLEPRVKKHENRLSALKKGNVLLQANVDNLQDEISKVREKASSLQAELDSVLADLGL, from the exons TTCCTGCACCACCACCTTTGCCGTCACTTGTTCCAAAgccaccaccaccacctccACCACCATTGGGTCCACCAGTGGACTTTGAAAAGAGAGCTCTCAACGAGAAACAGAAGGCAAcaatcgaaaaacttaa gacacGACCAAGGAGACGACCAGATTGGTCGGAAATGATGAAAGAAGTTGAAGAAGGTAAAAAACTACGACACGTGCAGTGCAATGATAG atCTCAACCAATTATCACGTGTAAATCAATGACAAAAGTAGATGATAAATTTGTTTATGAAACAGAAAAGGACAATGCACACAACAAACTATTGAAACAAATTCAAGGTGGCATTCGATTAAAATCAGTTAAAACCAATGATAGAAGTAAACCATTCCTCGATGGTCTACGGAAATTCCGTCGTCAAATGACCATTGaagaacaaatacaaaaatctgaatcaaaaGCAAATCTACACGAAGTT CCTCAAGAACCTGATGAACCAAGTGGTGATGAATTAGATGACATTGATAAATTGCGCGACGATCTTCAGAGTACAAAACAAATGCTCGCGCTTGAATTGAGAAATCGTGAAGCACAAGAACGTGAGAACAAGAGGCTTTTAGCGAAAATCGCCAATTTGGAAGCTGAATTGCAGCGAGACAAAACTCGAGGAGGTGATAAGGATGAATCTTCATCAGCGGcagcagcatcatcatcatcatcaggtgCGGATGATGTTCTTGTACAGTCATTGAAAAAAGACGCAGAAGAAGCAAGAAAAACATCAAAGGAACTCGAAAAGAAATACGAAAAGAGTGCCGAAGAATTGGATGCAGCCAAAAATGAAGTCGAAGAGCAAAAGAGAATGATCCAACAGTTAGAAAAGAAACTGTCACAAGCGTTACAA CAATCGCCTAGTTCAAACGCTATAAGGCCCCAATTCAGCTTTTGCTATTCTTTTGAAGATCCCAGCGATTCggatatttattataatttgcaTTCAACTTCTGAATCTGAAATTCAA caaGAAGAACCACCACCGCAAATAAACAATATTAAGCACATTTCAAATCATATTACAAACTGTATGAATTCATTGAAGGGTGGTGGCAGTTCTATGAATGGTTCACGTCGCCCCAGCGAAGCCAATCCAAATAAAGAAAGCTCACCAGAATTGGAATTGGAGCTGTCGGAAAGCGAAGAAGACGAAGATGAGGAGAAGAAGGCAGAGCGTAAAAAGCGACGATTAGCTAAAGAAGTGAAAATACTTCAAACAAAACTTACAAAACTCAAGGACAAACAAGAAGCTGCAAAGAGAGAACGAGCAAACCTTAAGCAAATTATGAAGAAAAATCATGTTCTATTGAA GGAAGAGAATAAGAAATTCAAGAAATTGGAAAAAGAAGTACACAAGATGGCAGCCTCCATGAAGGAAGAAGTcgatgacgacgacgaggaGAAGGATGACGAAgaagaggaagaagaagaagcagaGGAGGAAGAAGAGTCTGAGGAAGAATCTGAAGAAGATTCTGAATCGGAAGAATCAGAAGAAGAAAGTGGATCTGAAACAGAAAGCGAATCAGAAGCTGAA GATGCAACAGATGAGGACAAGAAGACCAATCTCGAACCTAGAGTTAAAAAACACGAAAATCGGTTATCAGCTTTAAAGAAAGGCAATGTCTTGTTGCAAGCCAATGTTGATAATCTTCAAGATGAGATTTCTAAAGTGCGTGAAAAAGCTAGCAGCTTACAAGCTGAATTGGATTCAGTTCTTGCTGATTTaggattataa
- the LOC129916170 gene encoding glutamic acid-rich protein isoform X3, protein MEIVYVEITKYWVSIMECSFRKWIEIPAPPPLPSLVPKPPPPPPPPLGPPVDFEKRALNEKQKATIEKLKTRPRRRPDWSEMMKEVEEGKKLRHVQCNDRSQPIITCKSMTKVDDKFVYETEKDNAHNKLLKQIQGGIRLKSVKTNDRSKPFLDGLRKFRRQMTIEEQIQKSESKANLHEVPQEPDEPSGDELDDIDKLRDDLQSTKQMLALELRNREAQERENKRLLAKIANLEAELQRDKTRGGDKDESSSAAAASSSSSGADDVLVQSLKKDAEEARKTSKELEKKYEKSAEELDAAKNEVEEQKRMIQQLEKKLSQALQQSPSSNAIRPQFSFCYSFEDPSDSDIYYNLHSTSESEIQQEEPPPQINNIKHISNHITNCMNSLKGGGSSMNGSRRPSEANPNKESSPELELELSESEEDEDEEKKAERKKRRLAKEVKILQTKLTKLKDKQEAAKRERANLKQIMKKNHVLLKEENKKFKKLEKEVHKMAASMKEEVDDDDEEKDDEEEEEEEAEEEEESEEESEEDSESEESEEESGSETESESEAEDATDEDKKTNLEPRVKKHENRLSALKKGNVLLQANVDNLQDEISKVREKASSLQAELDSVLADLGL, encoded by the exons TTCCTGCACCACCACCTTTGCCGTCACTTGTTCCAAAgccaccaccaccacctccACCACCATTGGGTCCACCAGTGGACTTTGAAAAGAGAGCTCTCAACGAGAAACAGAAGGCAAcaatcgaaaaacttaa gacacGACCAAGGAGACGACCAGATTGGTCGGAAATGATGAAAGAAGTTGAAGAAGGTAAAAAACTACGACACGTGCAGTGCAATGATAG atCTCAACCAATTATCACGTGTAAATCAATGACAAAAGTAGATGATAAATTTGTTTATGAAACAGAAAAGGACAATGCACACAACAAACTATTGAAACAAATTCAAGGTGGCATTCGATTAAAATCAGTTAAAACCAATGATAGAAGTAAACCATTCCTCGATGGTCTACGGAAATTCCGTCGTCAAATGACCATTGaagaacaaatacaaaaatctgaatcaaaaGCAAATCTACACGAAGTT CCTCAAGAACCTGATGAACCAAGTGGTGATGAATTAGATGACATTGATAAATTGCGCGACGATCTTCAGAGTACAAAACAAATGCTCGCGCTTGAATTGAGAAATCGTGAAGCACAAGAACGTGAGAACAAGAGGCTTTTAGCGAAAATCGCCAATTTGGAAGCTGAATTGCAGCGAGACAAAACTCGAGGAGGTGATAAGGATGAATCTTCATCAGCGGcagcagcatcatcatcatcatcaggtgCGGATGATGTTCTTGTACAGTCATTGAAAAAAGACGCAGAAGAAGCAAGAAAAACATCAAAGGAACTCGAAAAGAAATACGAAAAGAGTGCCGAAGAATTGGATGCAGCCAAAAATGAAGTCGAAGAGCAAAAGAGAATGATCCAACAGTTAGAAAAGAAACTGTCACAAGCGTTACAA CAATCGCCTAGTTCAAACGCTATAAGGCCCCAATTCAGCTTTTGCTATTCTTTTGAAGATCCCAGCGATTCggatatttattataatttgcaTTCAACTTCTGAATCTGAAATTCAA caaGAAGAACCACCACCGCAAATAAACAATATTAAGCACATTTCAAATCATATTACAAACTGTATGAATTCATTGAAGGGTGGTGGCAGTTCTATGAATGGTTCACGTCGCCCCAGCGAAGCCAATCCAAATAAAGAAAGCTCACCAGAATTGGAATTGGAGCTGTCGGAAAGCGAAGAAGACGAAGATGAGGAGAAGAAGGCAGAGCGTAAAAAGCGACGATTAGCTAAAGAAGTGAAAATACTTCAAACAAAACTTACAAAACTCAAGGACAAACAAGAAGCTGCAAAGAGAGAACGAGCAAACCTTAAGCAAATTATGAAGAAAAATCATGTTCTATTGAA GGAAGAGAATAAGAAATTCAAGAAATTGGAAAAAGAAGTACACAAGATGGCAGCCTCCATGAAGGAAGAAGTcgatgacgacgacgaggaGAAGGATGACGAAgaagaggaagaagaagaagcagaGGAGGAAGAAGAGTCTGAGGAAGAATCTGAAGAAGATTCTGAATCGGAAGAATCAGAAGAAGAAAGTGGATCTGAAACAGAAAGCGAATCAGAAGCTGAA GATGCAACAGATGAGGACAAGAAGACCAATCTCGAACCTAGAGTTAAAAAACACGAAAATCGGTTATCAGCTTTAAAGAAAGGCAATGTCTTGTTGCAAGCCAATGTTGATAATCTTCAAGATGAGATTTCTAAAGTGCGTGAAAAAGCTAGCAGCTTACAAGCTGAATTGGATTCAGTTCTTGCTGATTTaggattataa
- the LOC129916170 gene encoding glutamic acid-rich protein isoform X5, whose product MMKEVEEGKKLRHVQCNDRSQPIITCKSMTKVDDKFVYETEKDNAHNKLLKQIQGGIRLKSVKTNDRSKPFLDGLRKFRRQMTIEEQIQKSESKANLHEVPQEPDEPSGDELDDIDKLRDDLQSTKQMLALELRNREAQERENKRLLAKIANLEAELQRDKTRGGDKDESSSAAAASSSSSGADDVLVQSLKKDAEEARKTSKELEKKYEKSAEELDAAKNEVEEQKRMIQQLEKKLSQALQQSPSSNAIRPQFSFCYSFEDPSDSDIYYNLHSTSESEIQQEEPPPQINNIKHISNHITNCMNSLKGGGSSMNGSRRPSEANPNKESSPELELELSESEEDEDEEKKAERKKRRLAKEVKILQTKLTKLKDKQEAAKRERANLKQIMKKNHVLLKEENKKFKKLEKEVHKMAASMKEEVDDDDEEKDDEEEEEEEAEEEEESEEESEEDSESEESEEESGSETESESEAEDATDEDKKTNLEPRVKKHENRLSALKKGNVLLQANVDNLQDEISKVREKASSLQAELDSVLADLGL is encoded by the exons ATGATGAAAGAAGTTGAAGAAGGTAAAAAACTACGACACGTGCAGTGCAATGATAG atCTCAACCAATTATCACGTGTAAATCAATGACAAAAGTAGATGATAAATTTGTTTATGAAACAGAAAAGGACAATGCACACAACAAACTATTGAAACAAATTCAAGGTGGCATTCGATTAAAATCAGTTAAAACCAATGATAGAAGTAAACCATTCCTCGATGGTCTACGGAAATTCCGTCGTCAAATGACCATTGaagaacaaatacaaaaatctgaatcaaaaGCAAATCTACACGAAGTT CCTCAAGAACCTGATGAACCAAGTGGTGATGAATTAGATGACATTGATAAATTGCGCGACGATCTTCAGAGTACAAAACAAATGCTCGCGCTTGAATTGAGAAATCGTGAAGCACAAGAACGTGAGAACAAGAGGCTTTTAGCGAAAATCGCCAATTTGGAAGCTGAATTGCAGCGAGACAAAACTCGAGGAGGTGATAAGGATGAATCTTCATCAGCGGcagcagcatcatcatcatcatcaggtgCGGATGATGTTCTTGTACAGTCATTGAAAAAAGACGCAGAAGAAGCAAGAAAAACATCAAAGGAACTCGAAAAGAAATACGAAAAGAGTGCCGAAGAATTGGATGCAGCCAAAAATGAAGTCGAAGAGCAAAAGAGAATGATCCAACAGTTAGAAAAGAAACTGTCACAAGCGTTACAA CAATCGCCTAGTTCAAACGCTATAAGGCCCCAATTCAGCTTTTGCTATTCTTTTGAAGATCCCAGCGATTCggatatttattataatttgcaTTCAACTTCTGAATCTGAAATTCAA caaGAAGAACCACCACCGCAAATAAACAATATTAAGCACATTTCAAATCATATTACAAACTGTATGAATTCATTGAAGGGTGGTGGCAGTTCTATGAATGGTTCACGTCGCCCCAGCGAAGCCAATCCAAATAAAGAAAGCTCACCAGAATTGGAATTGGAGCTGTCGGAAAGCGAAGAAGACGAAGATGAGGAGAAGAAGGCAGAGCGTAAAAAGCGACGATTAGCTAAAGAAGTGAAAATACTTCAAACAAAACTTACAAAACTCAAGGACAAACAAGAAGCTGCAAAGAGAGAACGAGCAAACCTTAAGCAAATTATGAAGAAAAATCATGTTCTATTGAA GGAAGAGAATAAGAAATTCAAGAAATTGGAAAAAGAAGTACACAAGATGGCAGCCTCCATGAAGGAAGAAGTcgatgacgacgacgaggaGAAGGATGACGAAgaagaggaagaagaagaagcagaGGAGGAAGAAGAGTCTGAGGAAGAATCTGAAGAAGATTCTGAATCGGAAGAATCAGAAGAAGAAAGTGGATCTGAAACAGAAAGCGAATCAGAAGCTGAA GATGCAACAGATGAGGACAAGAAGACCAATCTCGAACCTAGAGTTAAAAAACACGAAAATCGGTTATCAGCTTTAAAGAAAGGCAATGTCTTGTTGCAAGCCAATGTTGATAATCTTCAAGATGAGATTTCTAAAGTGCGTGAAAAAGCTAGCAGCTTACAAGCTGAATTGGATTCAGTTCTTGCTGATTTaggattataa